The proteins below are encoded in one region of Sporosarcina sp. FSL K6-1508:
- the lepA gene encoding translation elongation factor 4, translating to MNHEQRAARQKNIRNFSIIAHIDHGKSTLADRILEQTQTLTSREMKTQTLDSMDLERERGITIKLNAVQLTYSAKDGQEYTFHLIDTPGHVDFTYEVSRSLAACEGAILVVDAAQGIEAQTLANVYLALDNELEILPVINKIDLPAADPERVRKEIEDVIGLDASEAVLASAKAGIGIEDILEQIVEKVPAPQGDPEAPLQALIFDSHYDPYKGVIVNIRIMQGTVRPGDKIHMMATGKDFEVLEIGVFTPKISPREELTVGDVGYLSASIKNVGDTRVGDTITSVKNPASEPLAGYRRMNPMVFCGLYPIDTSKYNDLRDALEKLELNDSALEYEAETSQALGFGYRCGFLGLLHMEIIQERIEREFNIDLITTAPSVIYNVILTDGSELKVDNPAMMPDAQKVDYVEEPYVKASIMVPNDYVGSVMELCQQKRGNFMTMDYLDSTRVNIIYELPLAEIVYDFFDQLKSGTKGYASLDYELIGYKQSKLVKMDILLNGEQVDAFSFIVHKDFSYDRGKAIVEKLRKLIPRQQFEVPVQAAIGQKIVARSTIKSMGKNVLAKCYGGDISRKRKLLDKQKEGKKRMKQVGSVEVPQEAFMAVLKMDED from the coding sequence ATGAATCATGAACAGAGAGCAGCACGTCAAAAGAATATCCGAAACTTTTCCATCATTGCTCATATCGACCACGGGAAATCAACATTGGCGGATCGTATTCTGGAACAGACCCAAACGTTAACTTCAAGAGAAATGAAGACTCAAACGTTGGATTCGATGGATCTTGAAAGAGAACGTGGAATTACAATTAAATTAAATGCAGTACAGTTGACGTATTCAGCTAAAGACGGGCAGGAATATACATTCCACCTGATCGATACGCCGGGCCACGTCGACTTTACATACGAAGTGTCACGAAGTCTTGCAGCTTGTGAAGGTGCAATCCTTGTTGTCGATGCGGCACAAGGAATCGAAGCACAAACGTTGGCAAACGTTTATCTGGCACTTGATAATGAACTTGAAATATTACCGGTCATCAATAAAATTGATTTGCCCGCAGCAGATCCGGAACGTGTGAGAAAAGAAATAGAGGATGTTATCGGATTGGATGCATCCGAAGCAGTCCTTGCATCTGCAAAAGCAGGTATCGGAATCGAAGATATTCTGGAACAAATCGTAGAGAAAGTCCCTGCGCCACAAGGTGATCCGGAAGCTCCGCTCCAAGCGTTGATTTTTGACTCGCATTATGACCCGTATAAAGGTGTAATCGTCAATATCCGAATCATGCAAGGTACAGTTAGGCCGGGCGATAAGATTCATATGATGGCGACCGGCAAAGATTTCGAAGTCCTCGAAATCGGTGTCTTTACACCGAAAATATCACCTAGAGAAGAATTGACTGTCGGAGATGTCGGCTATTTATCCGCTTCGATTAAGAATGTTGGAGATACACGTGTTGGGGATACGATTACAAGTGTGAAAAATCCAGCGAGTGAACCGCTAGCTGGTTATCGTCGGATGAATCCAATGGTATTCTGCGGACTGTATCCGATCGATACGTCGAAATACAATGACCTGCGTGATGCACTTGAGAAATTAGAGTTGAATGACTCAGCACTTGAATATGAAGCAGAAACATCACAGGCACTCGGTTTCGGCTACCGTTGCGGTTTCCTAGGACTATTGCATATGGAGATTATCCAGGAACGGATTGAGCGCGAATTCAATATCGACTTAATAACGACTGCACCTAGTGTTATTTACAATGTCATTCTGACAGACGGTTCTGAGTTAAAGGTGGACAACCCTGCAATGATGCCGGATGCACAAAAAGTCGATTATGTTGAAGAACCTTATGTAAAAGCATCTATTATGGTACCGAATGACTATGTCGGATCTGTAATGGAATTGTGTCAACAAAAACGTGGAAACTTCATGACAATGGATTATCTGGATTCAACACGTGTCAATATCATTTATGAATTGCCGCTTGCAGAAATCGTCTATGACTTCTTTGACCAACTGAAGTCGGGCACGAAAGGGTATGCATCACTTGACTATGAACTAATTGGCTATAAACAATCGAAACTCGTCAAAATGGACATCCTCTTAAATGGCGAACAAGTCGATGCGTTCAGTTTCATCGTTCACAAAGACTTCTCGTATGACCGTGGAAAAGCGATTGTTGAAAAATTACGAAAACTAATACCGAGACAACAGTTCGAAGTGCCTGTACAGGCAGCTATCGGACAAAAGATTGTTGCTCGTTCGACAATCAAATCGATGGGTAAAAACGTCCTAGCAAAATGTTATGGCGGAGATATCTCACGTAAACGTAAACTTCTTGATAAACAAAAAGAAGGTAAAAAACGTATGAAACAAGTAGGATCAGTTGAAGTACCACAAGAAGCATTTATGGCTGTCTTGAAGATGGACGAGGATTAA
- the istB gene encoding IS21-like element helper ATPase IstB, with protein MMQQTNYQQLLKNLEYLKLKQMVTYLDEVIDFGIHNQLSFIDTLIKLTNYEIDLREKNMVHAMVKVGAFPNLKEVKDFDFEFQPSLNPQQIQDFLTLRFIEGNENIVFLGPSGVGKTFLASAIGIAAAKKRTSTYFIKCHDLIQNLKRARLENRLESRLKHYTKYKLLIIDEIGYLPIDAEDAKLFFQLIDMRYEKRSTIFTTNVNFKSWDEVFQETKLANAILDRILHHATVVTIVGNSYRLKDHLAPEGE; from the coding sequence ATGATGCAGCAAACAAATTATCAACAGCTTCTGAAGAACTTGGAGTATTTGAAACTGAAACAAATGGTAACGTATTTAGACGAAGTCATCGACTTCGGTATCCACAATCAGCTGTCATTTATCGATACATTAATTAAACTGACAAACTATGAAATCGATTTACGTGAAAAAAACATGGTTCACGCGATGGTAAAAGTGGGTGCATTTCCAAATTTAAAAGAGGTAAAGGATTTTGATTTTGAATTCCAACCCTCGCTAAATCCACAGCAAATTCAAGATTTTCTTACGCTACGTTTTATTGAAGGGAACGAAAACATCGTATTTCTGGGACCTAGTGGAGTCGGAAAAACATTTTTGGCTTCAGCGATTGGCATCGCAGCCGCTAAAAAACGTACTAGCACTTACTTTATTAAATGTCATGACTTGATTCAGAACCTGAAGCGGGCCCGCTTAGAAAACCGTTTAGAAAGCCGCTTGAAACACTACACAAAGTATAAGTTACTCATAATCGATGAGATAGGCTATTTACCGATTGATGCGGAGGATGCAAAACTATTCTTCCAGCTGATAGATATGCGTTATGAAAAACGTAGCACAATCTTTACTACTAATGTTAACTTCAAATCCTGGGACGAGGTATTTCAGGAAACCAAGTTAGCAAATGCGATATTAGATCGTATTTTACATCACGCAACGGTGGTTACCATCGTTGGAAATTCTTATCGTTTGAAAGATCATCTAGCTCCAGAAGGTGAGTGA
- the istA gene encoding IS21 family transposase, with protein MYITLDVQTDFEINSLSDLTKFKQLMENLKMKINKSQLAREMGIDRRTVDKYLSGFTPKETKEKIAILDEYYEIIAALLSEDSKQVFYYRRVLWQYLTDNHGLKCAQSTFRRYISKKPEFAAYFTEQVRVPSPKGTTRFETPPGQQAQFDWKESIPFETSDGEKIEVNVGALVLGYSRFRVFTLTLRKTQDVLFSFLTEAFEKIGGVPKEIVTDNPKTIMDVPRREDNPGKVNSRFAAFAKDFDFKVRPCIAGRPRTKGKVETQMKFIDEIHAYQGQLTLNELYQFIEKLMNRVNQSFHQGSGKIPAFALEKEKSSLLPLPAEKIRNSYRIKHQLVQVNTSSMISYKANQYSVPTKYIGQKVGIQVLDDQLWIYYNMECIARHPISNRKLNIRPSDYKETLQISAPHYPDIEALAKNNLKAIGEVYDA; from the coding sequence ATGTACATAACGCTAGATGTTCAAACGGATTTTGAAATCAATAGTCTTTCAGACTTAACAAAATTCAAACAGTTAATGGAGAATCTAAAAATGAAAATTAACAAAAGCCAATTGGCAAGGGAAATGGGTATAGATCGGCGGACGGTTGATAAATACCTAAGTGGATTTACACCAAAAGAAACAAAAGAGAAAATAGCGATTTTAGATGAATACTACGAAATAATTGCAGCACTTTTATCTGAGGACTCGAAGCAAGTCTTTTATTACCGACGCGTACTTTGGCAATACCTAACGGACAATCATGGGTTAAAATGTGCTCAATCTACTTTTCGTCGTTATATTTCAAAAAAGCCAGAGTTCGCTGCCTATTTCACAGAGCAGGTGCGCGTGCCTTCACCTAAAGGGACGACAAGATTTGAAACACCGCCTGGCCAACAAGCACAATTCGATTGGAAAGAAAGTATTCCATTCGAAACAAGTGATGGAGAAAAAATAGAGGTAAATGTAGGAGCGCTTGTGTTAGGGTATTCACGTTTCCGCGTATTCACTCTTACATTACGAAAAACACAAGATGTTTTATTCTCCTTTTTGACGGAGGCATTTGAAAAAATAGGAGGTGTTCCGAAGGAAATCGTAACTGATAATCCAAAAACGATTATGGATGTGCCACGAAGAGAAGATAATCCAGGGAAAGTAAATAGCCGGTTCGCTGCTTTTGCGAAGGACTTTGATTTCAAGGTTAGGCCGTGTATTGCAGGTCGTCCCCGTACGAAAGGGAAAGTAGAAACTCAAATGAAATTTATAGATGAAATTCATGCCTATCAAGGTCAGCTGACCTTGAACGAACTCTATCAATTCATTGAAAAGTTGATGAATCGAGTCAATCAATCCTTTCATCAAGGTTCAGGGAAAATCCCAGCATTTGCGTTAGAAAAAGAAAAGAGTTCCCTTCTTCCGCTACCAGCAGAAAAAATAAGGAACTCTTACCGTATCAAGCATCAGCTTGTACAGGTGAATACATCAAGTATGATCTCCTACAAAGCCAACCAGTATTCAGTGCCCACTAAGTACATCGGCCAAAAGGTAGGGATACAAGTACTAGATGATCAATTATGGATTTATTATAACATGGAGTGCATTGCGCGCCACCCTATATCGAATCGGAAATTAAATATTCGTCCTTCAGATTATAAAGAAACGCTGCAAATATCAGCTCCCCATTATCCAGACATTGAGGCTTTAGCTAAAAACAATCTAAAAGCCATTGGAGAGGTGTATGACGCATGA
- a CDS encoding N-terminal phage integrase SAM-like domain-containing protein: MDYWHQEYTEVNLKHNTLLAYERAIRLQIKPALGKYRIRSLTAAILQTFVKDLYRKNYSKSSLEIFVCLVNNALKHAGHP, translated from the coding sequence ATGGATTATTGGCATCAAGAATATACGGAAGTAAATTTGAAACACAACACGTTACTTGCATATGAGCGGGCAATTCGACTGCAAATTAAACCAGCGCTCGGAAAATATCGAATCAGATCATTGACCGCCGCTATCTTGCAAACATTTGTGAAAGATTTATATCGCAAGAATTATTCAAAGAGTTCCCTTGAGATATTCGTATGCTTAGTAAATAACGCCTTAAAACACGCTGGACACCCGTGA
- a CDS encoding site-specific integrase — protein MKSLQKISEYCIEGHPLVIPFFIGLHAGLRVSEVCKLQWEHVDLERGTLRVEQAMISQDSEWVYGTTKTAASKRQIQLGVSIINILKKHRIWVMKNKLKYGTHYTESDHVCTKECGSIITPSVIKYNTRKMQEKLGVEFNFHSLRHTHTTMLMESGAKVKDIQAHLGHSRSAITIDSYSHLTQKKQNESVDIFEQAMRDLD, from the coding sequence ATGAAAAGCTTGCAAAAAATTAGCGAATACTGCATCGAGGGACATCCCCTTGTAATTCCCTTCTTCATAGGGCTACACGCAGGTTTAAGGGTAAGTGAAGTTTGTAAGCTGCAATGGGAACATGTTGATTTAGAGAGAGGAACGCTACGGGTAGAACAAGCAATGATAAGTCAGGATAGTGAATGGGTATACGGAACGACAAAAACAGCAGCGTCCAAACGACAGATACAATTAGGTGTATCTATCATCAATATATTAAAAAAGCACCGCATTTGGGTTATGAAAAACAAACTCAAATACGGCACTCACTATACTGAATCAGATCATGTATGCACGAAAGAATGTGGGAGCATCATCACGCCGTCTGTTATAAAATATAATACACGAAAAATGCAAGAAAAACTTGGAGTTGAATTCAACTTCCATTCGCTACGCCACACCCATACAACAATGCTCATGGAGAGCGGCGCAAAGGTGAAAGACATCCAGGCACATCTTGGTCACAGTAGATCCGCCATCACAATCGATTCGTACTCCCACTTAACACAAAAGAAGCAAAATGAATCGGTGGATATATTTGAACAAGCCATGCGCGATTTAGATTAA
- a CDS encoding terminase small subunit, protein MKLNANKAYQKAYGCANSTGMVEGYRHLRNPKISREIDRMKDEQATV, encoded by the coding sequence ATTAAATTAAATGCTAATAAGGCTTATCAGAAGGCCTATGGATGTGCGAATTCGACTGGGATGGTTGAAGGATACAGGCATCTAAGAAATCCTAAGATATCCAGAGAAATCGACCGTATGAAAGATGAGCAAGCAACTGTTTAG